Proteins found in one Chloroflexota bacterium genomic segment:
- a CDS encoding SDR family NAD(P)-dependent oxidoreductase has protein sequence MAKHLEGKNAVVTGGGRGIGRAVALELARNGAKVVVSDLGGSAAGEGADATPAQQVADEIKKAGGQAVANHDNVTDFAAAERIIKTCVDNFGRIDILVNCAGILRDRMIFNMTEQEWDAVIAVHLKGMFNMCRHASKMMREQKWGRIVSTTSDAWRGAPGQPNYSAAKGGIVSLTYTMAGELGKYNVTVNAIAPIAATRLTMSDEVKARFTRALEAGMMNKEQYEDAINMPGPEFVAPIVAYLCTEEAKIINGKVIGVSGGRVAIYTKPFEIAGLHRQHRKDGAWTVDELIKLVPGTLMATPLVMM, from the coding sequence ATGGCTAAACATCTGGAAGGCAAGAATGCTGTGGTCACGGGCGGAGGCCGGGGCATAGGAAGAGCAGTGGCATTGGAATTGGCCAGGAATGGCGCCAAGGTAGTCGTATCTGATCTCGGCGGCAGCGCGGCTGGAGAAGGCGCGGATGCGACGCCGGCGCAGCAGGTGGCAGATGAGATCAAGAAGGCTGGTGGGCAAGCGGTTGCCAATCATGATAACGTCACCGATTTCGCTGCGGCAGAGCGGATCATCAAGACATGCGTGGACAACTTCGGCAGGATAGACATTCTGGTCAACTGCGCCGGTATTCTGCGTGATCGCATGATCTTCAACATGACGGAACAGGAGTGGGATGCCGTCATCGCGGTTCACCTGAAGGGCATGTTCAACATGTGCCGCCATGCCTCCAAAATGATGAGGGAGCAGAAGTGGGGGAGAATTGTTAGTACTACCTCTGATGCCTGGCGAGGTGCCCCGGGGCAGCCCAACTACAGTGCTGCCAAGGGTGGCATTGTAAGCCTCACCTACACCATGGCGGGAGAGTTGGGCAAGTATAATGTGACTGTGAATGCCATTGCTCCAATAGCAGCTACCAGACTGACGATGAGTGATGAGGTGAAGGCGAGATTCACCAGGGCTCTTGAAGCGGGCATGATGAACAAGGAACAGTATGAGGATGCAATAAACATGCCCGGGCCGGAGTTTGTGGCCCCAATAGTGGCCTACCTTTGCACGGAAGAGGCAAAAATCATCAATGGTAAGGTTATCGGGGTCAGCGGTGGTCGCGTGGCTATCTATACCAAACCATTCGAGATTGCTGGCCTCCATAGGCAGCATAGGAAAGATGGTGCCTGGACAGTGGACGAGCTGATCAAGTTAGTCCCCGGGACTTTGATGGCTACACCATTGGTCATGATGTAG
- a CDS encoding acetyl-CoA decarbonylase/synthase complex subunit beta (in acetogenic organisms, this enzyme complex converts carbon dioxide to acetyl-CoA while in methanogenic organisms this enzyme is used to degrade acetyl-CoA to form methane and carbon dioxide; part of an enzyme complex), which produces MSVAESAEIKIPAGREYQLPTDPDHLWDGLRDIGLGIRWVAEVKKVDMQIELSGPKWEYKSYTILEIVEEPGKVRNGIVNLVGPDIHEVPPGSSFPMAWDIKVYGQGITQRHREYIERQMAMSLHGIEGYMAFGSFQAPWMRFSKAIVGRLTFAKLCQVIHAYVKTVVPQVEAMEFRWIIASEEVGGLKLIEPLYRLGIQRLKAQELSVSLEDGDVDIFYGCTICKSLAPNHVCVITPSQIPYCGILSYNGAQVTVELDPEGYIFRMRKGECKNEEKGSYTGVDEAVYERSNHQIKRVNVFSAIKYPTTNCGCFEGAAFYIPEVDGLGLAIRRYIGVTPLGIKFSRLAGMISGGSQNHGNKGVSMRSMQSKTFLKGDGGWSRIVWMPADLKKEVAEYIPEEIYDKIATQEDTVDPIELKEFLKKKKHPIVEKYWKNGEPQPLKVPLPGANWPDE; this is translated from the coding sequence GTGAGTGTTGCGGAAAGTGCCGAGATAAAGATACCAGCCGGAAGAGAGTATCAGTTGCCGACCGACCCTGATCATCTGTGGGATGGGTTGAGGGATATCGGGTTGGGTATAAGATGGGTAGCTGAGGTAAAAAAGGTCGACATGCAAATTGAGCTGTCGGGGCCAAAGTGGGAATACAAGAGTTACACCATCCTTGAGATCGTAGAAGAACCGGGGAAGGTCAGGAATGGCATAGTTAACCTTGTTGGCCCAGATATACATGAAGTCCCGCCTGGGAGCTCTTTCCCTATGGCATGGGACATCAAGGTCTATGGCCAGGGGATAACCCAGAGACACCGGGAATACATTGAAAGACAAATGGCCATGTCATTACATGGCATAGAGGGCTATATGGCCTTTGGCTCATTCCAGGCCCCCTGGATGCGCTTCAGCAAGGCTATCGTTGGCCGACTCACCTTTGCGAAGCTGTGCCAGGTCATACATGCCTACGTCAAGACCGTTGTCCCGCAGGTGGAGGCGATGGAGTTCCGCTGGATCATTGCATCGGAGGAAGTTGGTGGCCTCAAGCTGATTGAGCCACTCTACAGGTTGGGTATTCAGAGGCTGAAGGCGCAGGAACTGTCGGTCTCTCTTGAAGATGGTGACGTGGATATCTTCTATGGCTGCACTATCTGCAAGTCGCTGGCCCCCAACCACGTGTGCGTCATTACACCGAGCCAGATACCGTACTGTGGCATCCTCTCCTATAATGGAGCACAGGTGACGGTGGAGCTTGATCCGGAGGGCTATATCTTCCGAATGCGCAAAGGCGAGTGCAAAAATGAAGAAAAGGGCAGCTACACCGGTGTGGATGAGGCAGTCTACGAGAGGTCTAATCATCAGATAAAGCGTGTGAATGTCTTCAGTGCCATAAAGTATCCTACTACCAACTGCGGTTGCTTCGAAGGGGCGGCATTCTATATTCCTGAGGTAGATGGACTTGGCTTGGCTATAAGACGGTACATTGGGGTAACTCCGTTGGGCATAAAGTTCTCGCGTCTGGCTGGCATGATTTCAGGCGGCTCTCAGAACCATGGAAATAAGGGCGTATCCATGCGGTCCATGCAAAGCAAGACCTTTCTCAAGGGCGATGGGGGTTGGAGCAGGATAGTGTGGATGCCCGCCGATTTGAAGAAGGAAGTCGCGGAATACATTCCCGAAGAAATCTACGATAAGATTGCCACTCAGGAGGATACTGTTGATCCTATCGAGCTGAAGGAGTTTCTAAAGAAGAAGAAGCACCCGATAGTAGAGAAGTATTGGAAGAATGGCGAACCCCAGCCACTGAAAGTACCATTACCTGGAGCGAATTGGCCCGACGAATAG
- a CDS encoding acetyl-CoA decarbonylase/synthase complex subunit beta (in acetogenic organisms, this enzyme complex converts carbon dioxide to acetyl-CoA while in methanogenic organisms this enzyme is used to degrade acetyl-CoA to form methane and carbon dioxide; part of an enzyme complex) yields the protein MAIPEEEAVSKLPPGRIFQLPTDLDHLWDGLDDVGLGLRWLSEVKRADMHIELGGPKWDYKMFSIFYIEEDPEKVKDGEVKLIGPDIPEVAPGTSLPGGFTIRIYGKQLTQAHQGYVSRQIGTALQGIEGFMLFGTPDALWIRINKDVANRLTFAKISQFCYATARTLLPQVDAISFFWAIGAPEVGGVEMLNPLVTWAKEKLKIISAKELYDDEDVDTFYGCTICKSLAPNHACVLTPSALPYCGIIGYDSARVTAEIDPEGYVFTIPKGECLDAEKGHYTGVDQAIWEKCNHLVKRVNIYSSINYPTTNCGCFEAASFYIPDADGIGLAMRRYTKMTPLGVKFSTLAGMISGGAQNHGFKGLSIAGMASKNFLRGDGGWNRVVWMPADLKRDIADVIPEEVYDKIVTEEETIDPLELKELLRKKGHPIVKMFWKNGEPQPLKLPLPGEDWPDN from the coding sequence ATGGCTATTCCAGAGGAAGAAGCAGTATCCAAACTCCCACCGGGAAGGATATTTCAGTTGCCGACCGACCTGGATCACCTTTGGGACGGGCTGGATGACGTCGGGCTCGGTCTAAGGTGGTTGAGTGAGGTGAAGAGAGCTGACATGCACATTGAGTTGGGTGGGCCTAAGTGGGACTATAAGATGTTCTCCATCTTCTACATTGAGGAAGATCCGGAGAAGGTCAAGGATGGCGAAGTCAAGTTGATCGGCCCGGACATTCCGGAAGTGGCACCAGGTACCTCATTACCCGGTGGGTTTACGATAAGGATCTATGGTAAACAATTGACTCAAGCACATCAGGGCTATGTATCCAGACAGATAGGAACTGCGCTGCAAGGCATAGAAGGATTCATGCTCTTTGGAACGCCAGATGCTCTGTGGATAAGGATAAACAAAGACGTGGCTAACAGGTTGACCTTTGCCAAGATATCTCAGTTTTGCTATGCCACCGCGAGAACGCTGCTCCCTCAGGTAGATGCCATATCATTCTTCTGGGCCATAGGGGCTCCTGAAGTCGGTGGTGTTGAGATGCTAAACCCGCTGGTTACCTGGGCGAAGGAGAAGTTGAAGATCATAAGTGCTAAGGAGCTCTACGATGACGAAGACGTAGATACCTTCTACGGTTGCACGATCTGCAAATCCCTGGCGCCAAATCATGCCTGTGTCCTTACGCCAAGCGCGCTGCCTTACTGCGGCATCATTGGCTATGATTCGGCTAGGGTAACAGCAGAAATAGACCCGGAAGGGTATGTTTTTACTATTCCTAAAGGTGAATGCTTGGATGCGGAGAAAGGGCATTACACGGGAGTCGACCAGGCCATATGGGAGAAATGCAATCATCTGGTAAAGCGTGTGAACATCTACAGCAGCATAAACTATCCGACTACCAATTGTGGGTGTTTTGAGGCAGCATCTTTCTACATACCAGATGCTGATGGTATCGGTCTGGCTATGCGGCGCTATACTAAGATGACACCGCTCGGTGTCAAGTTTTCCACTTTGGCAGGTATGATCTCCGGTGGGGCTCAAAATCATGGGTTCAAGGGATTGTCGATTGCCGGTATGGCGAGTAAGAACTTTCTGCGAGGAGACGGCGGTTGGAACAGGGTAGTCTGGATGCCTGCGGATTTGAAGAGGGATATCGCGGATGTGATTCCAGAGGAGGTCTATGACAAGATTGTCACCGAGGAAGAGACTATCGATCCTCTGGAGCTCAAGGAGTTGCTCCGCAAGAAAGGACATCCAATAGTAAAGATGTTCTGGAAGAATGGCGAACCCCAGCCATTAAAGTTGCCGCTTCCCGGTGAAGACTGGCCGGATAACTAA
- a CDS encoding formylmethanofuran dehydrogenase encodes MDSSNQGISLTIVTYDDIHQAIARQRDGLGDEYQTKSAVVHLSATDLKKLGLKNGAPIELKGKSGSVVVTVKSETAIEEGIGHMPSSLYSNYLGSYDPSVSQLPNLKMIDVTAMPTEKNITPTSDLLVRRKVA; translated from the coding sequence ATGGATTCATCTAACCAAGGTATTAGTCTGACCATCGTGACCTATGACGACATCCACCAAGCGATTGCCAGGCAGAGAGATGGATTGGGCGATGAATATCAGACCAAGTCTGCCGTGGTGCACCTATCCGCGACTGATCTGAAAAAGCTGGGGCTTAAGAATGGCGCCCCTATCGAGCTCAAAGGCAAATCAGGCTCCGTGGTGGTGACAGTAAAATCAGAAACCGCTATCGAAGAAGGCATAGGCCATATGCCGTCCAGCCTATATTCTAACTACCTGGGAAGCTACGATCCATCGGTATCGCAACTGCCAAACCTTAAGATGATAGATGTGACAGCCATGCCGACCGAAAAGAATATTACCCCGACCTCAGACCTCCTGGTCAGGAGGAAAGTTGCCTAA
- a CDS encoding VWA domain-containing protein: MKIQGSGGLTVEDLIGDLDPEIAFKEGICSPRAFLPGKLLRANRGILLIDFIDRIPERVLNAVMYALQDGTITIGVLEQKIKLDTLVVATGGEGALKSLPLDLLDNFDVIHLDYVDDLDKQKRIVLTHIGRDIETLAEPVLEQAIRIVNETRRHSEVERGVGTRGMIRNAELLSHFPELEEYEDADRRLSVAAAVSLPHRLKLAPEVDLPGKRERIVEEVVEKVTGKHEAREQLATLTKDDVLALIEEIVREDKFRKPLKYGSFDLLLRRIKRFPDSKLAQLYREIACRLPELYPERYKADNLDDELLKEVEEYRKEKEIIAKIIEQQALAKTLEFLEKEDILERTSSGWMLSQRGINMLLEKLTPRLDEGAYLYGYGKHSSGKKLSLGEGRVVGMRHYRFGDKYRDISFRNTMREAIRHRRQYITREDIIVNIKDIRTRMDIVLVIDVSGTMLQIEKFWFAKQSAMALSLAATAYKDRVAVVSFSNLADIVVNLTASPHRVTRRVIELELHENAFTNIGYGLMKACELLEHHPKGRAKQHIILISDGDATAPHPSPQKYALRQAARVARRGITISCVCINQRSADPELMRRIAKVGKGRIYLVGPEELPATLVEEAAVARTSYS, translated from the coding sequence GTGAAGATACAAGGAAGCGGAGGGTTAACGGTTGAAGATCTGATCGGAGACCTTGATCCGGAAATAGCCTTCAAGGAAGGTATTTGCTCTCCTCGTGCTTTCCTGCCCGGAAAACTGTTGCGGGCTAATCGAGGCATATTGCTGATTGATTTCATCGATAGAATCCCTGAGCGAGTGCTCAATGCAGTTATGTATGCGCTCCAAGATGGAACAATAACCATTGGCGTGTTGGAACAAAAGATCAAACTGGATACCCTGGTAGTAGCCACTGGCGGAGAGGGAGCACTAAAGTCATTACCACTGGACTTGCTAGACAACTTTGATGTTATCCACCTTGACTACGTTGACGATCTTGATAAGCAAAAGAGGATTGTTCTTACCCACATCGGCCGTGATATAGAAACCTTAGCCGAGCCAGTTCTTGAGCAGGCAATTCGCATAGTCAACGAGACAAGAAGACACAGCGAGGTAGAAAGGGGGGTAGGAACGCGCGGCATGATTAGAAATGCTGAGCTTCTATCCCACTTCCCTGAATTGGAGGAATACGAGGACGCCGATAGAAGACTTTCTGTCGCAGCAGCAGTCTCGCTGCCCCACCGCCTTAAACTGGCCCCGGAGGTCGATCTGCCCGGGAAGAGAGAGCGAATTGTTGAGGAAGTTGTCGAGAAGGTAACCGGCAAACATGAAGCCAGGGAACAGCTGGCTACCCTGACCAAAGATGATGTTCTGGCCCTGATCGAGGAGATCGTCCGGGAAGATAAGTTCAGGAAACCTCTGAAATATGGCTCCTTTGATCTACTGCTAAGGAGAATCAAACGATTCCCTGACTCCAAGCTGGCCCAGCTATACAGAGAGATTGCCTGTCGCTTGCCAGAGCTCTACCCGGAACGATACAAAGCCGATAATCTCGATGATGAGTTGCTTAAGGAAGTTGAAGAATACAGAAAAGAGAAGGAAATAATAGCCAAGATTATAGAACAGCAAGCGCTGGCCAAAACCCTTGAATTTCTGGAGAAGGAAGATATCCTGGAACGCACCAGCAGCGGCTGGATGCTCAGCCAGCGTGGCATTAACATGCTATTGGAGAAGTTGACACCGCGGTTGGACGAGGGAGCTTATCTATATGGATATGGGAAGCACAGCTCGGGTAAGAAGTTGAGCCTGGGCGAGGGCAGAGTGGTGGGGATGCGCCACTATCGCTTCGGGGACAAATACCGCGACATATCCTTCAGAAATACCATGAGAGAGGCAATCCGCCACCGAAGACAATACATCACCAGAGAGGATATTATCGTCAATATCAAAGACATCCGTACTAGAATGGATATTGTCTTGGTGATCGATGTCTCTGGCACTATGTTGCAGATCGAGAAATTTTGGTTCGCCAAGCAAAGCGCGATGGCTCTTTCTCTGGCCGCGACTGCCTATAAAGACAGGGTGGCAGTGGTCTCATTCTCCAACCTGGCTGATATTGTCGTCAATCTAACCGCCAGCCCTCACAGAGTGACTCGCCGGGTAATTGAACTCGAGCTACATGAGAACGCTTTTACCAACATCGGCTACGGTTTGATGAAGGCCTGTGAATTGCTGGAACATCACCCCAAGGGAAGAGCAAAACAGCATATTATCCTCATATCTGATGGCGATGCAACAGCACCCCATCCATCCCCACAGAAGTACGCCCTCAGGCAAGCCGCCAGGGTAGCTCGCCGAGGTATTACAATTTCCTGCGTCTGTATCAACCAGCGATCCGCCGATCCAGAGTTGATGAGAAGGATTGCTAAAGTAGGGAAGGGGAGAATCTACCTCGTCGGACCTGAGGAACTGCCCGCCACCCTGGTCGAAGAGGCAGCAGTAGCTCGCACTTCGTATTCATAA
- a CDS encoding AAA family ATPase: MSRGLAIAVSGKGGVGKTFVSGMLVKKLSEHGSVLAIDADPDSNLPQALGVTVTKNVGESREAIINAPARSKVTSSKQEHLELALHEAIEEFPQFDILVMGRSEGEGCYCAVNHVVRQVIDTRARGYDFTVIDCHAGLEHLSRRTTRDVDIMLVVTDPTKNAIQTAKRIVEISRELNIEFGAILIVANRVTEENRSRVDELAKENGLEIAAYVPFEPLVAQFDGQGKPVTEIPKDSPASIAIDEICKKILGYS, encoded by the coding sequence ATGAGCAGAGGACTTGCTATTGCAGTCTCCGGAAAGGGCGGAGTAGGGAAGACCTTTGTGTCAGGCATGCTGGTAAAGAAGCTATCCGAGCACGGTAGCGTACTGGCAATTGATGCCGACCCGGATTCCAACCTCCCCCAGGCCCTTGGTGTAACAGTGACCAAGAACGTGGGAGAGAGCCGGGAGGCAATTATCAATGCACCAGCTCGTAGCAAGGTGACAAGTTCCAAACAAGAACACCTGGAGCTGGCCCTCCATGAAGCTATCGAGGAGTTCCCTCAATTCGACATACTGGTAATGGGGCGTTCGGAAGGTGAGGGATGCTACTGCGCCGTCAACCACGTCGTCCGACAGGTAATAGACACTAGAGCAAGGGGTTATGATTTCACTGTAATCGACTGTCACGCAGGGCTGGAGCACCTTAGTCGGCGCACTACCCGGGATGTTGACATCATGCTGGTGGTTACTGATCCTACAAAAAATGCCATTCAAACTGCTAAGAGAATTGTGGAGATATCAAGAGAGCTCAATATCGAGTTTGGCGCCATCCTGATAGTGGCCAACAGGGTGACGGAGGAAAACAGGTCTCGCGTAGACGAACTGGCCAAGGAAAACGGGCTTGAGATAGCAGCCTATGTTCCCTTTGAACCGCTGGTCGCACAGTTTGATGGCCAGGGCAAACCTGTGACCGAGATCCCAAAAGACTCTCCAGCATCCATTGCGATAGATGAAATCTGCAAGAAGATCCTGGGCTACAGTTGA
- a CDS encoding AAA family ATPase, with protein sequence MIEGLREAILKSVADGNDMLSVIVGQDDAKKRILASLLAGHHMLIEGPPGVGKTTLAKHIAAALPPIKVVKGCPYHCHPEQPVCPQCKAKASTGEKLESTMIPGEQRFVRLQGSPDLTAEDLLGDIDPTQAFKYGPQDYRAFLPGKLLKGNRGIVFFDELNRVTEKLQNALLEVLEEGIATIGPYDVDYPADFVMIATMNPRERAGVEELSDVLLDRFDVVKMGYPESLEKEKEIVVRYGLRIDNVKVPDEVLDAVVTLVRATREEPWSKEMDQAASVRATLSLYEKVQAVAKLENRSEANIDDIRDMASSSLGSRIKPSPESKFYDDPLNLINELVNSVLEGK encoded by the coding sequence ATGATTGAGGGACTAAGAGAAGCGATCCTGAAATCTGTGGCTGATGGGAATGACATGCTTTCAGTCATTGTGGGCCAGGATGATGCCAAGAAGAGGATACTTGCGTCATTGCTGGCTGGCCATCACATGCTGATTGAGGGACCGCCTGGAGTTGGCAAGACTACTCTCGCCAAGCATATAGCAGCAGCTTTGCCTCCCATAAAGGTGGTGAAGGGTTGCCCTTACCATTGCCACCCGGAACAGCCTGTCTGCCCACAGTGCAAGGCAAAAGCTTCCACTGGTGAGAAACTGGAGTCCACTATGATTCCTGGTGAGCAAAGGTTCGTCAGGTTGCAGGGTTCTCCTGACCTTACTGCTGAGGACCTTTTGGGAGATATCGATCCAACCCAGGCTTTCAAGTATGGTCCTCAGGACTATCGGGCATTCTTGCCAGGGAAATTGCTCAAGGGCAATCGAGGGATCGTTTTCTTCGATGAACTTAACAGGGTTACAGAGAAACTTCAAAATGCTCTATTAGAGGTTCTTGAAGAGGGCATCGCGACGATAGGGCCTTACGACGTAGACTACCCGGCTGATTTTGTGATGATAGCTACTATGAACCCAAGAGAACGGGCTGGGGTCGAGGAGCTTTCCGATGTCCTTCTCGACAGATTTGATGTGGTCAAGATGGGCTATCCTGAATCTCTGGAAAAAGAGAAGGAGATAGTAGTCCGATATGGGCTCAGGATTGATAATGTAAAAGTGCCGGATGAAGTACTTGATGCCGTGGTTACCCTGGTACGAGCTACACGTGAAGAGCCTTGGTCAAAGGAGATGGATCAAGCCGCTAGTGTAAGGGCTACACTTTCGCTTTATGAGAAGGTACAGGCTGTGGCAAAGCTGGAAAACCGATCTGAAGCAAATATAGATGATATACGGGATATGGCCTCTTCCTCTCTTGGTAGTAGAATCAAGCCATCGCCTGAGTCTAAGTTCTACGATGACCCACTGAATCTGATCAATGAACTGGTGAATAGCGTTCTGGAAGGAAAGTAG
- a CDS encoding AAA family ATPase — MKPERLTEQAQQALDVSQELVRRYRHSQWDVEHVLLALLEQEDSLTAKIMKELGVADGVVKQQVELVLEKAPKVTYESAQIYKTPRIARLLESAAAEADRLKDEFVGIEHLLIAIAMEPNGEAARILRSAGVDQEGIYRALRNVRGSHRVTDRRAESKYRSLEKYGRDLTELARQSKIDPVIGRDDEIRRVMQILSRRTKNNPIIIGEAGVGKTAIAEGLAQKIVAEDVPDSLKNKRMIALDMTSLVAGSKFRGEFEDRLKAVIDEVRQSNGEIILFIDEFHTVVGAGAAEGAIDASNILKPALARGELRCIGATTLNEYREYIEKDKALERRLQPVFIEQPSVEATVEMLRGLRPRYEAHHKIEIADSALSAAAKLSHRYITDRFLPDKAIDLIDEAASKLRIDLESAPPPVKKLEQELKHLTNEEEAASQRRDYQRAAELKSQMLRLDEEYKEARNAWLQSRKIDRVVDENDIAELVSKWTGIPLSRMLESESKKLVHMEEDLHKRIINQERAVAAVSGAIRRARAGLKDPKRPIGSFIFLGPTGVGKTELARALAEFLFDDENALVRLDMSEYMEKHAVSRLIGAPPGYVGYDEGGQLTELVRRRPFRVILFDEIEKAHPDVFNIMLQILEDGRLTDGHGRVVDFKNVVVIMTSNLGTQEIQRQRIGFRLEKELDQERLRQTISTALKQTFRPELLNRIDEIIIFDSLTEQHLQQIIELLLKEVQKRLSEHRITVELSESAKAWLIKEGYDPVYGARPLRRAIQHHVENPLSKRILDGEFVEGDVVLVDSVPDGLTITKKSV; from the coding sequence ATGAAACCAGAGAGGTTGACGGAGCAAGCCCAACAGGCGCTAGATGTTTCACAGGAGCTTGTCAGGCGCTATCGACACAGCCAGTGGGATGTTGAGCATGTGTTGTTAGCCCTATTGGAGCAAGAGGACAGCCTGACAGCCAAGATAATGAAGGAGCTTGGGGTGGCTGACGGGGTAGTGAAGCAGCAGGTAGAATTGGTTTTGGAGAAGGCACCAAAGGTCACTTATGAAAGTGCTCAAATCTATAAAACCCCGCGCATCGCTCGTCTTCTGGAGTCCGCTGCGGCTGAGGCAGACAGGCTGAAGGATGAATTCGTCGGCATTGAGCATCTTCTTATTGCTATAGCCATGGAGCCAAATGGAGAAGCAGCGCGTATTCTCAGGTCGGCTGGTGTGGATCAAGAGGGTATTTATCGGGCTCTGCGTAATGTGCGGGGAAGCCACAGGGTTACTGATAGGAGAGCTGAGAGCAAGTACCGTAGCCTGGAGAAATACGGACGTGATCTGACGGAGCTGGCGAGACAGAGCAAGATAGACCCCGTAATCGGCAGGGATGACGAGATTCGCCGGGTAATGCAGATCCTATCTCGGCGCACTAAGAATAACCCCATAATCATTGGTGAAGCTGGAGTAGGTAAGACTGCTATCGCTGAAGGTCTGGCTCAGAAGATTGTTGCTGAGGATGTTCCTGATTCATTGAAGAACAAGAGGATGATTGCCTTGGATATGACCTCTCTGGTGGCTGGCAGCAAGTTTAGAGGCGAGTTTGAAGACAGGCTTAAAGCTGTGATTGACGAAGTACGCCAATCCAACGGAGAGATTATCCTTTTCATTGACGAATTTCACACTGTGGTTGGGGCTGGAGCGGCTGAGGGGGCTATAGATGCCAGTAACATACTCAAACCGGCGCTTGCCAGAGGGGAGCTTCGGTGTATAGGGGCCACTACCCTGAATGAGTATCGGGAGTATATTGAAAAGGACAAGGCTTTGGAGAGGAGGCTTCAGCCTGTATTTATCGAACAACCCAGTGTTGAGGCTACGGTAGAGATGCTTCGGGGGCTTCGACCCAGATATGAGGCGCATCACAAGATTGAGATCGCTGATTCAGCCCTTAGCGCTGCTGCCAAGTTATCGCACAGGTATATCACTGATCGGTTCTTGCCTGACAAAGCCATTGACCTTATCGATGAGGCAGCCAGCAAACTTCGCATTGACTTGGAGAGTGCGCCACCACCGGTAAAGAAACTGGAGCAGGAACTCAAGCATTTGACCAACGAGGAAGAGGCGGCATCGCAACGGCGGGACTATCAGCGTGCTGCTGAGCTTAAGTCACAAATGTTGCGACTCGATGAAGAGTACAAAGAGGCCAGGAATGCATGGCTCCAGAGCAGGAAGATTGACCGTGTCGTGGATGAAAATGACATTGCTGAACTCGTTTCTAAATGGACTGGAATACCGCTTTCTCGCATGCTGGAGAGTGAGTCAAAGAAGCTGGTCCATATGGAGGAAGATCTCCATAAGAGGATCATCAATCAGGAAAGAGCTGTGGCAGCTGTTTCGGGAGCCATTCGGCGGGCTAGAGCCGGACTAAAAGATCCGAAGAGGCCTATTGGCAGCTTTATCTTTCTCGGCCCTACAGGGGTGGGTAAGACAGAATTGGCCCGTGCTTTAGCAGAGTTTCTATTCGATGATGAAAATGCTTTGGTGCGCCTGGATATGTCAGAGTACATGGAGAAACATGCTGTCTCGAGGCTTATTGGTGCCCCACCGGGGTACGTTGGGTATGATGAGGGAGGACAACTCACTGAATTGGTACGTCGTCGTCCCTTCAGGGTTATTCTTTTTGATGAGATTGAAAAAGCTCACCCAGACGTATTCAATATAATGTTGCAGATTCTGGAGGACGGGCGATTGACTGATGGACATGGCCGAGTTGTGGATTTCAAGAATGTTGTAGTCATAATGACCAGCAACTTGGGCACACAAGAAATACAGCGTCAGAGGATTGGCTTTCGTCTGGAGAAAGAGCTTGATCAGGAACGGTTACGGCAGACAATCAGCACTGCTCTGAAGCAGACATTCCGGCCTGAACTCCTTAACAGGATAGACGAAATAATTATCTTTGATTCACTGACTGAGCAGCATCTTCAGCAAATCATTGAGCTGCTGCTAAAGGAAGTGCAGAAACGGCTTTCTGAGCACAGGATAACAGTCGAGTTGAGTGAGTCCGCCAAGGCGTGGCTTATTAAGGAGGGCTATGACCCTGTCTATGGTGCAAGACCATTGCGGCGGGCAATTCAGCATCATGTAGAAAATCCGCTTTCTAAAAGAATCCTGGATGGTGAATTTGTAGAGGGGGATGTTGTCTTGGTTGACTCTGTGCCGGATGGGCTGACGATTACGAAGAAAAGTGTTTGA